DNA from Capsicum annuum cultivar UCD-10X-F1 unplaced genomic scaffold, UCD10Xv1.1 ctg83255, whole genome shotgun sequence:
tgttATACTACACACaaataagtattttattttttttgcaaaaacacacaaaaaatacaaaGTCTTACCAAGTTCAAGTTTCTCCAGAAACTccaaattttcttcaacacaAATAGGACTAGTCTCTTGTCTAAGTCAATCTTGAACACAAATGAGGCTTGCACACATTTAGAAACATTTAGAAGTCAATGAACTTCTAAATGGATCAAGAATACGATCGCGAGTACTAAATGCACATTccgatgtcacacttgacattgGAATAGTCGATACATCACGAGCCAAGTGTGAAAGAACCGAAAATCTAGGAGAATTAACTTTCCACCAATTTAAGATATCAAAATCCTCAGATTCAGATTCGGATCTAAGCTCGGGCACAAGCTTTTGGTCTTTACCAAGGTATTTATCCAACTCCGATTTAGTACCTCCGGTACTACCACAATCTTTCGACTTCTTTATGTGAAGCTTATTTCTCAAAGtgtttgttttcaaactttgagaTAGAATAGAATTAGATGAATCAGAGTCAGATGAGTCAGAAGAAGTGTATCCTGATGAAGATGAATTATTTTTAGAACTTTTTGAATAGTTTCTTACATAGAAAGcaaataaattcttcaaataaGTTTCTACTTCATTACTTACTTTCTTTCCCGTTTCTTTCCTTAATAGTTCTTCAAGCGCAAAACTAACATACTCAAACTTATTATGGGGATCCAACATAGAAGCAACAAAAAtcattttgttcatcttttcagGAGTCCCCTAATAAGTGTTGAACTTTTGTTTCATCCCCTTGGCCATTTTGCGCAACTCAACATCACTTGTTATACATACTTTCAAATAAGCATCAAGTTCACATATATCCTCAAAAGGAACATTACAAATGACATACCGTGAACCTGAAACCTTTAAAGTGAGCTCATAAAATCTTTCAAGAAACTTGATGACATTCCTAACATTTACCCAATCATCAGTTTGAATTGGATCTGCAACACGACCATCTTCACAAACATCATCAGTAGAAAGATAAGAATTAAAGTTATCATCATAAAGATCAAATCTCTCAAAAGTTTTCAAAAGCTTTCTCAAACTTTTCTGTTGCCTCCAACATCAAACAGGTGGAGTTTCACCTAGTAGGCGCATCCAATGATAACATCTTTTTGCATTCTATCttttgtatttcatattttgtGAAGTTCCTTGTTCTTGCAAGAGAGGATCTAACATACTTGACCATTTGCCTTACCCGTTTGATAGAAGGACCAATTTCTTTCAAACTATCTTGCACAATTAGATTAAGTATGTGAGTCATACATCTCACGTGGAGATGTTTACCATCCATCACATTAGTTCCCCAAATATCTAACTTCTTGGACAATGCGGAAACAACAACATTATTTGAAGCAGTGTTGTCAACAGTAACAGTGAACACATTGTTCAAATTCCAATAAGTAAACAATTACCAATACACACCGCCAAATGTTCACCTTTATGACTAGTGATAGGGCAAAAATTCAATATTCTTTTATGAAGCACCCAATCTCTATCAATAAAGTGAGCAGTCAAACACATATAGTTAATATTCTTTGCACTGATGTCCATGTGTTTGTTGCAAGACAAATTCTTAATTGCATTTCTCTAAAAAAACCTCTTCAAGCTTAGTCTCAATTCACCATAAACATCATAACAATCTCTTGTTATTGTTCTATGGAAAGAAATCTGAAACAAAGGTTGAGCTTTACTCATAAACTTCTTAAAGCCTCCATTCTCTACGAAGCTACATGGTAGTTCATCTACAATTATCATCTCGACTAAAGCTCTCCTAACTACCTCTTGCTCAAATTTCCAATATTCTCCCGAGGAATCCTTTGTGGATTCCTTCCCGAGAATGAAGGCTTTAAGAAGTTTACGAGTAAAACCCAATCTTTGTTTTGGATTCCGTAGAACAATAACAAGATATTGTTATGATGTTTATGGTGAATTGAGACTAGGCTTGAAGAGGTCTTTTAGAGAAATGCAACCAAGAATTTGTCTTACTTTTAGAGAAATGCAACCAAGAATTTGTCTTACAACAGACACATGGACATCAGTGCAAAGGATTAACTATATGTGTTTGACAACTCACTTTATTAATAGAGATTGGGTGCTTCATAAAAGAATATTGGAATTTTACCCCATCACTAGTCATAAAGGTGAGCATTTGGCGGAGTGTATTAGTAATTGTTTGCTTGGTTGGAATTTGGACAATATGTTCACTGTTACGGTTGACAACGCTGCTTCAAATAATATTGTTGTTTTCGCATTGTCTAAGAAGTTAGATATTCGGGGAACTAATGTGATGGATGGTAAACATCTCCACGGGAGATGTATAGCTCACATACTTAATCTAATTGTGTAAGATGGTTTGAAAGAAATTGGTCCTTCTATCAAACGGGTAAGGCAAATGGTCAAGTATGTTAGATCCTCTCTTGCAAGAACAAGGAACTTCacaaaatatgaaatacaaaaGATAGAATGCAAAAAGATGTTATCATTGGATGCGCCTACTAGGTGAAACTCCACCTGTTTGATGTTGGAGGCAACAGAAAAGTTTGAGAAAGCTTTTGAAAACTTTTGAGAGATTTGATCTTTATGATGATAACTTTAATTCTTATCTTTCTACTGATGATGTTTGTGAAGATGGTCGTGTTGCAGATCCAATTCAAACTGATGATTGGGTAAATGTTAGGAATGTCATCAAGTTTCTTGAAAGATTTTATGAGCTCACTTTAAAGGTTTCAGGTTCACGGTATGTCATTTGTAATGTTCCTTTTGAGGATATATGTGAACTTGATGCTTATTTGAAAGTATGTATAACAAGTGATGTTGAGTTGCGCAAAATGGCCAAGGGGATGAAACAAAAGTTCAACACTTATTAGGGGACTCctgaaaagatgaacaaaatgaTTTTTGTTGCTTCTATGTTGGATCCCCATAATAAGTTTGAGTATGTTAGTTTTGCGCTTGAAGAACTATTAAGGAAAGAAACGGGAAAGAAAGTAAGTAATGAAGTAGAAACttatttgaagaatttatttgCTTTCTATGTAAGAAACTATTCAAAAAGTTCTAAAAATAATTCATCTTCATCAGGATACACTTCTTCTGACTCATCTGACTCTGATTCATCTAATTCTATTCTAtctcaaagtttgaaaacaaacaCTTTGAGAAATAAGCTTCACATAAAGAAGTCGAAAGATTGTGGTAGTACCGGAGGTACTAAATCGGAGTTGGATAAATACCTTGGTAAAGACCAAAAGCTTGTGCCCGAGCTTAGATCCGAATCTGAATCTGAGGATTTTGATATCTTAAATTGGTGGAAAGTTAATTCTCCTAGATTTTCGGTTCTTTCACACTTGGCTCGTGATGTATTGACTATTCcaatgtcaagtgtgacatcggAATGTGCATTTAGTACTCGCGGTCGTATTCTTGATCCATTTAGAAGTTCATTGACTTCTAAATGTTTCTAAATATGTGCAAGCCTCATTTGTGTTCAAGATTGACTTAGACAAGAGACTAGTCCTATTtgtgttgaagaaaatttggAGTTTCTGGAGAAACTTGAACTTGGTAAGACtttgtattttttgtgtgtttttgcaaaaaaaataaaatacttatttGTGTGTAGTATaacatatttgttaaattttgttTTAGAGATGACCTTGCATTGTTGATGTATAATTGCTAGTACTTAGCAGTGGTGATGATTGGTGAGCTCAATACTTTATCTGTTTGGttatattcttttataaattgtAAGTTATATTCTAATGTTTGGCTTTACGTTGAAGGTTCAAGACTTCAAGTGATGCCTCTTAAGTCTAAGATTAAAGTTTACTCGGCTATTTGGGAATATTATGGGGTAATTCAAGACAATGAAGAACTGCGTAAAGCAAGATGCTTGACATGTGGCTTAATCCTCAATTGTCATCCGATAAGATGTGGCGCATTTTCGTTGTGTATGCATTTCAAGAAGTGTTTTATGAAAGACGAGAACAAGTTGATTCATCTTTAAACACTTGAGAATTGAGATGATTCTCCCTAGGcgaattttaacttttaagacTTCTTGTTGCTACTATTTTGTTTATTTGTGGGTTGCAACTATTTTAGCCTTTTAAGCTGCTACTATTTTTGCAATTATGTTCTTACATTGCTACAGTTTCCGCCTTTTCGGTAGTTCTACTGTTTAAGTATGTTGATGTTACTGTTATAGTGTATTAGTGTTATTGGCAATAGGCCCAAGTCCTAACTGTTATTGACCTATCGCCTATTGATGTCACTAGTAAGGCAAATATTGAGAAGTTATTAGTAATGTATTGTCGCTAAGTATGTTGTTGTTAGCCAGTTACAGCTAATATTGAGATTTGGTCTCTTTTTAATAGACCTATAGCCTGTAGGCCTATTGGCAATATGCCTAACTGCCTAAGTCCACATGGTTAATGTACTTTACATTTGTTATAGAGCTGCATATATGCTTATGTGAAAGGTCAATGATATGGAGCTTCGAGTGAAGAGCATAAAGCCACCCGCTTGCTCCAAACATTTAAATACCTTTTTATCTTGAATGTTAAATTAGTTCTCTAATTTGTTTGTCTTTGCTGATAGCCTGTCTGATGTCAATGTATAGAGTCGTGGGTTCAATAATTGAGTCTTCATATCATTTTCTTTTCACCGTTATGTTAGACAAATCCCAAATCAGAAATGTAAATCACAATGTTAGTAACTTAGCTTTCTTTCCATGATATGCAACATTAATTGGTGAGATAAAAATATAGTTAAactatatacaaaataaaaatggttataaaaaaaaaaagagataataccCGATTACTCCCTGAACTATAACCAAAACGGcagagacacacctcaacttaaagggggtcctattaccccgaaactaattaaaagtgtaattttgacacccttagtgcctatgtggcacaacACACagaagtgtccacgtaggcacacgtgtctgccacgtaggcactaagagtgtcaaaattacacttttaactagttcaggggtaataggagtATAGgatcccctttaagttgaggtgtgttacAGACGTTTTgagtatagttcaggggggtaatagggtattttctcaaaaaaaaaaaaagagttaaactATACACGGACTTAAACAGGCACAATTAGCTTTAGATTAGAAAATGTAGTTAACCGAAATGTTGTTAAACAGGACCATTAAATAGGCCCAAAACCGAAATTATTAAACCGAATTTTAACCGAACTGAAAATAGCATAGACTGAACCGAAACGAAATAATTCGGTTCGATTTTCGGTACACAATATCCCATAACCGAAAAAATCGAGGAAAAAACCCAAAACCGAACCGAAttaccgaacgcccacccctaatAGGCACTACCAACGAAAAACATAGTCAGGGAGACACTAAATGACAGAATCAAGTCAGAAAACCCAGATTACTTAATGCACCATATGCCCAATACATAGACAATCAATATATTCTTAATCGTAGTGCATTATATATCACCAAAACCAACGCAAAAAAGTGCTATCTATTTTGGACTTACAGAGGGACTCAATTTATCCACAATCATTTCTAATAAATTGCTGTCAGCCAACCATTGCATTACATCCTTAGTATTGGGGTAGATATCAGCGCCTACAAGTCGCACCAAAACCTATAAGAAAGAGTTCATCAGAGAAAAAGGTTTTCTTCTCGCTAAGTAATTCTCAgtctatttatttataaatatacattCAAATAATGAAGCACAAATAAAAAAGATAGTGGTCGATGATAAAATGGAAAACCAGGCTACAAACCTCCATTATGGATGTAATACCAATCAAATCTACCATCTGGCGGAAAACATCATGATGGGTCTGCAACCAAAAAACaatgtaaatataaattattagaggggaaagagaaaaaaaacatcACAAACACCTAAATCTGTGTCATAAAGTTGTGCCCTTGcacataaaatcaatttcatTTCTATGTTAGCATTCTACAAACACTGGTATGGTCTCCAATGTACCTCCCATTATCAAGATGCTTCAAGCAAAATTATTCCAAGAGGGACTCCATACATTTGTACCATATATAGTTAGGCAAAAATTGAAGTCGCGACATTTCTAGCTCCATCAGCGACTTACCATGTATAAGAAACAGGAGGAAGACTTAGATATGATCTCCTACATATCAACCCTCCCAATAATAAGGATGCTTAATGCTTAAAAAACCATTATTCCGAAGGGGGAATTGAAAGCAGCTTTTTATCTTCACTAGTTTAAGCAAGTTTAAACTCATGAACCTCCTAGCTCCACCAGCCATTAACCATTTCAATAAAGACGTACAAGaacataaaacaaaatatattacgACTTTATTCCTCCAAAAGATTCCACCAGAAAATTGTGCCCACGAAAAGTTCGACAatttttaacttattattaaaCAAGACAGGCTTAAGAACATACTTAGAATGACCAAACTATAAGACCGCAGAGTACTTGGAAGCTACTAACAAGTAACACATAGTTTTagcctaagttgctcggactcttcaagaATGTCTTCtacgggtgcgtgtcggatcctccaaaaatagtgtatttttgaaggatccgacatgggtgtggcaacatttttggagagtccgagcaacttaggttttAGCAAGTTGACAATGTGGAGAAAACTATTAGAAGcagagcaacaacaacaaacccagtgtaatctcacaagtggggGTGGGGAACTATTAGAAGCAgagattttcattatttatcttttcaatcttcaAGTTTTCTGATAGGCTAGGCTAAAGATATAAACAGGGTGATTGTATGTATAACTGAAAAAGGGACAGAAAGCAAAAAAGCAGGTGCCACAAGAGAAGAAGGCAAAATGAGAAAGAGCAAGCAATGGAGACATAACGAgctgaattttgaaaaaataaggcCGCACAGGGGAGGAGAAACAGGAATAACTGGATGTTCTAGAATAGTAAGGATCTCCAGCAGCGCAACTGGGCTGCTCTGCAAGAATGTAGAAGAACTTTTAGGTAATACCAAAAGTCTTTCTTTTTTGTGAGCAAAGAAAACTTAGAACCAGACAGTGCAAGATGAGGAAGATTAAGAAGTCGCAGAACTTGCCATTATTCAAGACCCACACTGAGATAAGATGGATTTCCACTGCCAAAAACAACATTTGCAGACCCAATACTGTCCAAAAATAACAGGACAGTAACAATAACCATAATacatattcaagaaaaatattaaaatgacatGAAAAAAAGTCCTTATATCAGGGCCAACTGAGAATACTATTGAAAAGCAAAAGAACAGAAGAATGAGATTATATTTGTAAGTTAAtgtcatgttatttagttaaCCCTTTATCATCACGACGAAAAAATTTCATTGACAGTCAGGTTTTGTGACCATAAGATCCATGTAGGCGTGACGAGTAAACCAATCCCGCAGCCTCTTTTCAAAATGCTGCCTAACTATACATAATCTGATGAGAAATACAACTAGCTAATCAAATCATACCAGTCAAATTTCTTTAACATTGCTCCTGGAGTTTGTTAGTCTACATGCATAATTTTCACCAGGCAAACAATACCTTCTGTTGTTTCCTAGTGgtaaaaatcaatcaaacaccTACGCTCAATTCCCAAACAAAAGTTAGTTTTTGCTATATCAATCCTCTGTATACCAATATTGTGAATACTAAAAAAAGACTAGCCACTCTTTAAATCTAACAATACTTATCCTTCTACTAGGATGTCTTTTACCAGACAAAATAAATACTTATCCTTCAACTAGGATGTCTTTTACCAGACAAAATATCTTAGCAAGCACAACATGCATTTTGTAGGAAAAAAGAAGCTAAATTGAAAACTACAAAGTACAAATTTCATAGAATTTATCAGACCAACCTGGACATAATTCATAAGTGGAATAGTCTTCCGCAACATGAGGCACACCACAACCTGTGTTCATCAAAAACATGTAAAGTTTCATCCAAATAACATTTCAACAACAAAGGACAAAggaatatttttcacataggttggATGTGGATGAATTGAGTTATACCTTACTAAAATACCCAGCAAGCAACGCACAATGAGGACGGTTGGGCTCCAAGAATGAAAAGAGCAAATCCATTAGCTGCACCACAATAGAAAAACGACCAAATTATCAGACCAGAACTGCATTTTTTATGCATAAAAGTGTATCTTGTGAATACAGTACCTCTTCATCGTCCACTAAAGTCTTAAGGATGACATCAATTTCACAAGTGAATATCTCACATGCAATGAAAGGGAACCTACAGTGTGAAACAGCATTCAGAAGTACTGCCAAAATTACAAATATTGGATATGCGTGtacattaaataaataatgaCATGATAATGAAACTTGGTTATGTCATAACTTACTTAAACTTCCATTTGCTATCAGCATCCTCGGAAGGCTCTTCAACAATGTATCGTAGCAACTGCTCAACTTGAGCTCTGTCTctcaaactaaaatcaaataatcaTAGTCTCTCAATGAGCTTTGAAATTATTAATGGAACTAATAATTGGTTAGGATATTAATTACTTCCCTAGAAACAGTATGTCAATTGATTATCAAACTGAAACTATCAACAGTACTGCAGTTTCAAAATAATAAGCTTAAAGATAGGAGGATGTTTACAAATTTATCAGGCGGCTATTCAAAGCTTTGCATTCTTGGATTATCTCTTCTTCATCAAGAAGCTCTTCCAATGTGAAGTTTTCCTTGTCTAACACTTCTTCAACCTTGACTTAcatggaaaatatatttcaacAATTAGAGCATCAAGTTTAAATGAAAACCAAAGCTCAGACCACAAAATAAAGATTGCATTTTTTTCTATCAGTAAACGTAGTGAATACATATTGCAGTTAATTTAACAGCTAGACTGCACGAAAAATGAACAGACATTTTGCCTCAAAATAAACGGCCCAGAGTTGAGAAGAATAATGCAACTAGCCATATAATACAATAAAGAGGGCTATGAAAATGATGTGGCTTCGAAGAACATCACATAATTGAAAGTTGCATAATGAGATAATCCGACGAGCAGGTGACATTTGCCAGTGCAATCAAGAATTAAGCATTCTGAAAATACTCCGTATCAAACACCTTATTAATGACATAGACCCTCAACAATGTCCATCCTCAATAGAAGAAATAGAATACTGGAATTTATCTAATAaacacatataacaaaatagtttAGGGACTGATAAAACATCCTCTTTTTCTAATTGATTCTTGTGTTTGGATTTGAAAGGAATGATCCTGAATTTGCGTAATGTGACCATTCTCTTATGAATCCCACCGCATTTCCGAACAAACTTGTTTCCATCAAAAAAATTGCTTAACAAATATATTGCCACCCCAATTAGATTGGAAGTTACAAAAAAAGAAAGCAAATTACTCAACCAAGGTAAGTGAGAATGCAGTAACTACATACAATGAGCAATACGTAATTGAATGAAACTGAAGTAAATTCCAGTTCACAACTTGCACACCAAATTTATCCACTCATAACAACGATAACGAGAACGACGACAACATGcccagtataatcccacaaagtgggatctggagagggtagagtatACACACACCTTATCCCTAGCTTAGAGGTAGAGAGCGTGTAgacatactccctccatttcaatttactTGGCCTTCTTACTAAAACTAGTCGTTTCAATTTACATgtccaatttataatttcatgaTAAGTTTAGCATTTTCTTTCAATACTACCCCTTTGACTATATAATAGATTTCCAAAGCACATTTGATAAGGTtactttactaaaaaaaaatctcTAATAAATATTCTCTTAATGAGAGTGTCAAATCAACATGGCCAAACTAAAATGAAACCGATGGAGTACAATAAATAGCAAGTagtaacaaaaacaataatattaACAGGACAGTTACTGCgacatattaatataataatcgAAGTACATTTCTTCCACTCATAAATGAGCACGAAACTCTGCACCATATCTAACACTAATCCGGAAAAGACAATATTGAATCCAGCACGGATAAATTGCTTAAAAGATCAAATTTGTTTTCATATGATAGAAATATAACACGGAAAGCATTAAAAGTAGATAAACCAGTACAATAAATAGCAAATAGTTAAAAAcggaaaattttgaaaaaaaaaaaaagcagaagaTAGTAACAAGAAAgtaactacaataaaataatataataactgAATTACATTTCTCCAGCTCATAAATGAGCACGAAAGTTCAACTCTAACACAAGTAACAAACTCTTCACCATATTAACGAATCCAACACCAATTTAGAAACAAATACTGAAtccaaaactgaaaaaaaaaatgcttaaaagatgAAATTTGTTTTCGTATAATAGGAATATAACAAGGAAAGCATTAAAAGTAGATAAACCAGTACAATAAATTGCAAATAGtagttaaaaacaaaaattaacccaaaaaaaaaaaaacagcagaAGATAGCAACtagaacaaaataatataataataatcgaATTACACTTCAACTCTAACACAACTCTAACACAACAAACTCTTCACCATGCCAACGAATTCAAATTTGTTTTGGTATAATAGAAATAGAACAAGGAAGAGCAGTAAAAGTAGATAAATGAAGTATATACCGGAGAACAGGAAAGTTGTGTGAGCTTCCAAAACATATTGAACCGAAAAACAGATCTGTAAATCCCTAAACTGAATCGACAGCGAAATCAGTTAGCGATAATCGAGGCTTATGAAGATCAATAGATACAGATTTTGAAGCCGTAAAGATCGAGAGAGGGGGATACTGGATAGAGAGAGAAACAAGTAGGGGGGTGATGTGTATGTTATTGTTTTGATGGAGAATTAGAGGGCGGAAAATTCAAATGTTATTAATTGGAGGGGTCGGAATTCACTAAACTCGacatacttaattttttttttaaaaaaaaaaaagccacgtgcattattttttcagtttttccTTTGATAAAAAAGTTAGGCGTTTGCTTAATTAGTTTATCAACGTAATCCAAAtgtatgtttttttgagaaagtttgGCGTTTATTAATATGATCGAGATGTACATTTCTTGATAAAGTTTGGCATCGGCCAACTAATTTAtcaataggatagaaaaatacgtaatatattttgattatattgATAACTTAGTTGATCAATATCTAACTTTTTCATACGAAAACTcatgaaaatagtatattttattcGGTAAAAATATAcaacttataatattttattgatatattataactAGATCAGTTTTCAAAAGAATTTGGTTTGTTattgttctattttctttcttctattatttacTAGTTTCACGAGTCTAGTACTAAGCCCGAACCAAAATTCAAAGTgtaaaaaaatactaattttaattttaaactataatttgtattatgtatattttcttactttataataAGTATAATCTAATGATATGTTAAATGATTTTTGttgataaatttttataattattaaaggtGTTCATCACGTAATTGGATAATTTTAAATAAACTAGTATTTGTGAGGAATAAAGTATTATTATTAGAGAATTAGAATGTATCAAAAGGCTACAAGTAACTcgatattttatataatgatatgatttaaaatatttaataattatgctTTGATTAaatcataaatagaaaaaatattgatactTTTATAAATTTACTAGTATGTAATTTCTTAGTTatagctaaaaataaatttattctgAAATTTTTACAACTTATAATGTCTTCTTGATATATTATAACTACATCAATTCAAAACAAGGGCGGACCTACATATATTTTCGGGGTGCTCCGACACTCAGTAAACTCGATGCGGGATAGGtacaattacataaaaaatatacaaaaataggtataaaagagataaaagcacccactaaatCTTAAGCTTCTCCACTAAGGGATGTCTAAGTTCGAACCTTGTTgaggtaattttatttttttttcagcttttaaattttttaatcacCCACAATCCATAAATTCTGGGTTCACCACTGATTCGAAAGCATTTGGTTTGTTATTGTTCTATTTCTCTCTTCTATTATTTATGTTGGTATAATATTAATTTTGCGTGGTTTAAAAAGTTAGAATGGAAAAGTTTCTATTTTCTGGTGCATGATAAATGAAATCTATCCTTTtgaatatattcataaagttAATAGTAAAAAAacatctaaataaaaataaattctcatttttttacATTGTGTTTGTCTGAATTGCGGGCAACTTGCCCGAACTACttcttaattaaataatgaaaagattgcttttaaattttaaacttcGAAGTTTATTGCTTAAGATGGAAAATATTCAAATTAAGAAAGTTTGACAgagtttttatgttgaaaagtaCTCAAAAAATTTAGTATATATGACACATATATTCGTGCATTTCCATTAGAGTGGAAGCATCTATGTTATCTACTATGTAGGCATGCAACCTTAAACTTTAGATAATTAAGCTCCAACGCAACAAAATAATGACTCCTACTAATTAAGAATGATAGTGACGGTCAATTAATATTGGGGTAGCTAGTGATGAGATTTATCCATCTAGGGCCCAAATGATGTGACTCCATATACTTTTATCCAAAATGAAGTCATTTGCCACCTGTTCAAATTAAAACACTTTATGCTGTACTAGTATAATGGCTTTAGTCAACTTGTAATTCAGTATTTAGTACCATTATATTACTTATAAAACTAGAGGTGTATGGCCGTGTCAATACGGGTCCAACATTATGGATACTTTTGAGCACTAAAATTTAACATGCATAGGGCacaagatataaatataaatttacagACTTAAAACGATAGttttttatataataactatttgacaGCACTTGCGAAAGAGCCAAATTGTATAAGATAGTtatgtataatttttttccaCATGATAAGAAACACTGATGTTGTCCCATAGTCCGTTATTTTGATTGTTGATGATAAcattgttgggttcgaaatcgaaaGGGTGTCATGCGAAAGCTATTAATTACAAACTattgagatgataa
Protein-coding regions in this window:
- the LOC124895614 gene encoding serine/threonine-protein phosphatase 6 regulatory subunit 3-like isoform X1, yielding MFWKLTQLSCSPVEEVLDKENFTLEELLDEEEIIQECKALNSRLINFLRDRAQVEQLLRYIVEEPSEDADSKWKFKFPFIACEIFTCEIDVILKTLVDDEELMDLLFSFLEPNRPHCALLAGYFSKVVVCLMLRKTIPLMNYVQTHHDVFRQMVDLIGITSIMEVLVRLVGADIYPNTKDVMQWLADSNLLEMIVDKLSPSVSPK
- the LOC124895614 gene encoding serine/threonine-protein phosphatase 6 regulatory subunit 2-like isoform X2; its protein translation is MFWKLTQLSCSPVEEVLDKENFTLEELLDEEEIIQECKALNSRLINFLRDRAQVEQLLRYIVEEPSEDADSKWKFKFPFIACEIFTCEIDVILKTLVDDEELMDLLFSFLEPNRPHCALLAGYFSKVVVCLMLRKTIPLMNYVQTHHDVFRQMVDLIGITSIMEALISTPILRM